In Quercus lobata isolate SW786 chromosome 12, ValleyOak3.0 Primary Assembly, whole genome shotgun sequence, a genomic segment contains:
- the LOC115970031 gene encoding transcription factor bHLH118-like, producing the protein MFSSDQNGEKVFQISTTTYQHHTVPQDLILPDALMDDSILNNDKGKGRQQKSLATLDSCEITHEDNDRKVMHRDMERNRRKEMNKLHGSLRSLLPLEYIKGKRSISDHMNEAVNYINHLQENIKLLGAKRDELKKLSDLIALEPESGTSSLCQPTFVMVHPCLDGVEITVNSSFMEQGLPLSRVLQILLEEGLAVVSCVSTKVNQRLIYTIQSQVSGMTHVDLPGLQQRLTEAIPLSQKFPK; encoded by the exons ATGTTTTCTTCAGACCAAAATGGTGAGAAGGTGTTCCAGATTTCCACTACAACATACCAACATCACACAGTCCCACAAGATCTGATCTTGCCTGATGCTTTAATGGATGACAGTATTCTTAACAATGATAAAGGAAAAGGCCGTCAGCAAAAATCATTAGCAACTTTGGATAGCTGTGAGATCACTCATGAGGACAATGATAGGAAGGTGATGCATCGGGACATGGAACGGAATAGAAGGAAAGAGATGAACAAACTACATGGGTCACTGAGATCTCTTCTCCCTCTTGAATACATTAAG GGAAAGCGTTCAATATCTGATCACATGAACGAGGCTGTAAATTACATCAACCACCTACAGGAAAATATTAAGCTACTGGGTGCCAAGAGAGATGAGCTAAAGAAGTTATCCGATTTGATAGCTCTTGAACCTGAGAGTGGAACCTCATCTTTGTGTCAACCAACCTTTGTTATGGTCCATCCATGTTTGGATGGTGTTGAGATTACTGTAAACAGTAGCTTCATGGAACAGGGATTGCCTCTTTCAAGAGTGCTCCAAATACTGCTTGAGGAAGGGCTTGCTGTTGTTAGCTGCGTTTCCACGAAAGtaaatcaaagattaatataCACTATCCAATCTCAG GTCAGTGGCATGACACATGTAGATCTACCTGGGCTGCAACAAAGACTTACTGAAGCAATTCCATTATCACAGAAATTTCCCAAGTAA